One segment of Thermosynechococcus sp. HN-54 DNA contains the following:
- a CDS encoding pseudouridine synthase, which translates to MTTERLQKVLAHWGVASRRHAEMLIRSGQVFVNGQRAQLGDKVDPTRDRIEYRGRRLTPPHPPRRLYLLLHKPRGVLCTCNDPQGRTTVLDLLPPAYQRVAGLHPVGRLDANSSGALLLTNDGAFTYYLSHPRHHIPKTYRVWLQGQPPEKVLQRWREGIPLDGVMTLPAAVQLLRSEGDRSLLEIILHEGRNRQIRRVADQLGYPVVALQRIAIGPVHLGNLPPRAVRPLSNRELAALSPSTQRQS; encoded by the coding sequence ATGACCACGGAGCGGTTACAAAAAGTCCTTGCCCATTGGGGAGTGGCATCGCGACGCCATGCAGAAATGCTCATCCGCAGCGGTCAGGTCTTCGTGAATGGTCAGCGGGCACAATTGGGGGACAAAGTCGATCCAACGCGCGATCGCATTGAATACAGAGGCCGGCGCCTCACCCCCCCCCACCCGCCCCGGCGTCTCTATTTGCTGCTCCATAAACCAAGGGGTGTTCTCTGTACCTGCAACGATCCCCAAGGGCGCACCACCGTTCTTGATCTCTTGCCGCCTGCGTATCAGCGCGTGGCCGGACTGCATCCTGTGGGTCGCTTAGATGCCAACTCTAGCGGTGCCCTCTTGCTCACCAATGATGGGGCTTTCACCTACTATCTCAGCCATCCCCGCCATCACATCCCCAAAACCTACCGTGTTTGGCTGCAGGGACAGCCGCCAGAAAAGGTGTTACAAAGATGGCGAGAGGGCATTCCCTTGGACGGGGTGATGACGTTACCCGCAGCCGTTCAGCTCCTGCGCAGTGAGGGCGATCGCTCCCTCTTGGAAATTATCCTGCACGAAGGCCGCAACCGCCAGATTCGCCGTGTTGCTGATCAGCTTGGCTATCCTGTTGTTGCCTTACAACGGATTGCGATCGGCCCCGTTCACCTTGGCAATCTTCCGCCCAGAGCCGTTCGTCCCCTCAGCAACCGTGAATTGGCAGCCCTCTCGCCCTCCACTCAGCGGCAGTCCTAA